The Segatella hominis genome includes a region encoding these proteins:
- a CDS encoding DUF4134 family protein: MLFLICFFRHFIIPISVDYQYVTNNQQDFKKSIMLIVGACIFLIAAAQSLPLFFGL; this comes from the coding sequence ATGTTGTTCCTAATTTGTTTCTTTCGTCATTTTATCATTCCAATCAGTGTTGATTATCAGTACGTTACGAACAATCAGCAAGATTTCAAGAAGAGCATCATGCTGATAGTAGGTGCTTGTATCTTCCTCATTGCCGCAGCTCAGAGCTTGCCTTTGTTCTTTGGTCTGTAA